A segment of the Pan paniscus chromosome 9, NHGRI_mPanPan1-v2.0_pri, whole genome shotgun sequence genome:
taacaaagcacatcttgcaccgcccttaatccatttaaccctcagtggacacagcacatgtttcagagagcacggggttgggggtaaggttatagattaacatcttcccaaggcagaagaatttttcttagtacagaacaaaatggagtctcctatgtctacttctttctacacagacaccgcaacaatctgatttctctttcctttccccacatttcccccctttctattcgacaaaaccgccatcgtcatcatggcccattgcCAATGAGCTGTTgagcacacctcccagacggggtggcggcggggcagagaggctcctcacttcccagacggggcagccgggcagaggcgccccccacctcccagacggggtggctgccgggcgggggctgcccgccacctccctcccaggccGGGCAGATCCTGGGTGGAGGGGTTGCttacttctcagacggggcggtgggGCAGAGAAACTCCTCAcctcctagacggggtggcggtcgggcagagatactcctcagttcccagacgagGTCGTGgttgggcagaggcgctccccattTCTCAGAccatgggcggctgggcagagacgctcctcacttcccagactggatGGCTGCTGGGAAGAGGTGCTCTTCACTTCCCAGACCGGATGGCTGCTGGGAatagatgctcctcacttcccagactgggcagccgggcagagacactcctcagttcccagatgggGTTGCGGCCTTGCAGAAGCTCTATTCACATCTCAgcctgggcggccgggcagaggggctcctcacatcccagacgatgggcggccaggcagagacgctcctcacttcccagacggagtggcggcagggcagaggttgcaatctcggcactttgggaggccaaggcaggcggctgggaggtggaggttgtagtgagccgagatcacgccactgcattccagcctgggcaacattgagcactgagtaagcgagactccatctgcaatcccggaacctctggaggccaaggcggggagatcactcgcggtcaggagctggagaccagccgggccaacacggcgaaaccccttctccaccaaaaaatacaaaagccagTAAGGCGTGGCGGCGtgagcctgcaatcccaggcaatcggcaggctgaggcaggagaatcaggcaagGAGGTTCCCTGAGctgagatggcggcagtacagtccagcctcggcttggcatcagagggagaccgtgaagagagagggagtgggagaccgtggagagggagagggagaggcagagggagagggagacggtgagcctccttcttcttcttcttttttgagaccgagtcttgctctgttgcccaggctggagtgcagtggtgtgatcttggctcactcactgcaacatccgcctcccatgttcaagcaattctcctgcctcagcctcccaaatagctgggagtacaggtgcacagcaccacacttggttaatttttgtattttggattactggtgtgagccagaGCTCCCCGCCCCATGTCCGATCTACCCCAAGGTCTGACCTGGATTGTGTAATCACCATGTGGCTTGTTTGTGGTTTTACACAAGTCTAATCCATGAAGCAGAGAATGTAATACTTCAAGCTCAGTCTGTTGGTTGAAGGGAGTCGTAAGGCAATGTCCCTGGATAGAAGGGGATGGGTAATAGACTGCACATCATGATGGGGGAATGGCACGTGTGTTCAGCAGAGAGAATGGCTGGCAGCTCTTTTAACAGATGGGCAACCATACCTGATGAACTATCAGATTGACAAATGTTCAAAAGGTTGACACTATACCCTGCTGGCAAGTTTGTGAGGGAAAAGGCATGTTTGCCCGTCgtaatgaaaaatcttacaagcTCTATGGAGGGCATCTTGAATATCAAATAAATCTAAAAACATGTTTACTCTGTCTTCCAAGTAGCCTTATAAGTAGCTAGGactcaggtgtgtgccaccacacttcgctaatttctcttttttattttcttgtagagatagggcttcactgtgttgctcaggctggtcttgaactcctggcctcaaggcgattctcctgcctcagcctctcaaggtgctgggattataggcatgagccactgtttctGGCCTATACGTCTCTTTGACCACAGTAATCCTACTTCTAAAAATTAACCATAAGGTCTATCAGCAGAATTATCCGACTgaagaagtgagaaaaaaagaacaaaaaagaaaagaaagagatcctCAGGTACTGGAGGAACAATATCAAAAGGTCTAACAGATGTGTCGTTTTGGTCTcaaaatgaaatgagagaaagaatgggactgatttttgtttttgaggcaataattgtgaaattattcaaattagGTAAAAAGCTAAAATATTACAGATTGAAAAAGCTCACAGAACTTCAAGGAGGcttaaaaacaaagcaagttGTATGTAGATGCCTCCCAATCAAACTGAAAATTAAGACAACggggaaaaatttaaatgtagcCGAAGGAGGCAGGACAGAAAACACTGGTACCTTAGTAGCATCAAGCACACTTGATTTTGATTACTCTCGTCGTCCTCCAGTAATACAAACAGGATTATCTGGAGAAGTTGTTGATTCTGAAGCTGGAAATATATAAGATGAACCTGGGGCATCTCATAATGCCAGAGTGTTTCCTTTTCCatgaaaaatgaagtaaaacCAAACAAACACCACGATGGGGCACATGAAAGGGCCCAGGAGGCAACTGAAAGTGCTTGCGATGGCCAAAACAGAAAGTTTGAGCAACAAAACAAAGCAGGATTGAATTGTAACcccacatagaaaaataaatatccaagattccatactgctatgaagaaataattgTATAAATTCATTAATAAGGGGGAGAATAGACACATCTGTGAGGAGTAAGTCCATATAATTTACATGGATAATCCACCCACAAGGAAGTAGGGCACAAGTCCTCACTCCTTAAATGCGGGCTGCACATAGGGACTTTTTCTAAACAGTCCAGCATGGAAAATGGGAAAAAGGGTAAATTCACAGTGGAGAAGGCTGATGAAGTGGAGCTGGAAGGTCATGAAGGAGGGGAGCCCATGCTTGTGTCTTTGAGATAAGAACTATCACAACGACTCTCTAAAACCCACGAGAGATTATGGCACGTCCTACATCCTTTACACCATCAGCAGGTCTTACACACTTTGCTCATTCTGCATGGCCACACATATTTCTATAACTGCATTATCTTCAAGACTGCAGCATTCCAGATAAAATGTTCTCGCAAGAACACATACCTAGCAATGGCTGTCTCCACCAAGAAGCTAATGCCGACTCCTGCAATGAGCTTCTGTGACCAATAAATGTATTTCAAAGCAGCTTCTGTGGActtctttttgcctttaaaagtttCCCCTTACCCCAACCTCTCAGGATACACCTGTGACTTGTTATACCCGGTGTATTCCTGATTCCAGTCCTTCATTCAAATAAACTCATTTTGACAGCTAATCTctgctgttattttattttgccgTAATAAGTCTAGTTCAATAGATAACATGTCAATTAACTTAACTATGAACAACTACTTCTGATCTATTTTTCTCCTATTAGTAAACATGGTTTACTGCTACTACCAAGGATTATGAAAAAGTGTTTCAATTGTTTCTCCTTGAAAACATCATTAGGTTTATCACGTGATATTCTCAATGTTCATACCAATGAACATTTTGAACCTAATAAAATTTTCACTATGAAAGATCCATTTTTTCAGTGTAATTCATAAGGTTTAAACAAAAGCATGTCGCTTAGTGGCTTGAAATGCATCCCCCaaacagaaataagaatatactttttatttacattttttatttcatttaatttgatgACCTATGATTTGAGCAGATAATTCCACATTTTACAATAATATGTAGTTGATTATCCAACTTGGATTTTACCTATTAAAGTGAGCATTAGTAAAAAAGATATAATCTATATGTAAAAACAATTATCTGTTCAAACATGTAATATTATACTCTTATTAAAGAAGAACAACATTTAAGTTAACATACCACACTCCATTGGTCTCAactaacttaaaaaattaaaaaattaataaaaaaccaCTCAAATTGAGAaaaggaagtttatttaaaaggtgCTTATCTATACAATGTTATTTATCTGCTGAATACCCTTAAACAAATCATTTTTCCAGCAGTCCATTATCAGCTCGGTTTGCTCCTCTGGAAAATGGCGTCATGGTGGGCTAGCTTCCTTGTAGAATGATATCAGCATTAAATTAGTTATCCCATGTAATGCACCTAGCACAATGCCAAGCATTtttcagtgcttttaaaaatgttagtccTTCTCATttcccataaaatattttcttggtaaTAGTCTCTTTCCAGGTGATGTGTACAAAAGTAACACAAACAGTACTCAGTggaaggtctttgcagatgcttCTCACAGTAAATCCGGACTAAAGTCCCATGCCGAAGTTCTTACTGAGGAAGGGGACAAAGCCAGCCCAGATCTTCAGTAGAAGCAGACGGTGTGAAGAAAgctttttcctgccttctcctccaTTTGCAACAGCAGCTCCTCCAGATTGTCTTCCATGTCGTCTGACTGCTGCAGGCACTGGCAaatctcacagatgaggaaagctcCCAGGGTGGCATCTTCCAGGGTATCTTGGATGTCCATGTTGATCACGTGCACAggctgaaaggtctgctgttcTCTGGAACACAGATCTTCCACCACTGTGTCATAGACCCTCTCCTCACAGGTGAAGATGACATCAAAGAAATCAGTGCAGTCCTGAAATCTTTCTGGACCGGGCTtgattctctcatttcttcccaAGATGTGTAAGATTCCGTTGTGGGTGTAGCATTCTCTATCTTTCCTGAGGAGGTCATTGTACATCTCGTTATACGTTGTTGCAAAATCATAAACTACAGGATGATGGGGTCTTGGTCCTGGTAGCCTCACATGAGATTCAGTTCCAAAAGACCGGACACTTAGCCCTTTTCTCCTGAGGATGCTGTGGGCCTCCATGCTCCTGTTGACATTGCTCACGCACACCACAGCCACCCTGAGTGGGGAGGACAGCATGATGGCGGCCACTGGGAACCAGAGAGACACAGGCACCTCAGCTGCTGCAGGGACTCGGAGCCAAGGAGACGACCACGTATACCCAGGTCTTCCAAATGAGCTAATGTGGAGGCACAGGGGGCAGGTTTATATTGAGTCACCTTAATTAGTGGGTGGAGACTTCATGACTTCTGGATTGATTAGGTTGTGATAATCGTCTCCTAACTCGTCACAAGAACAATCAAGATGATTAAATTACCTAAAGTATTAACTCTCCACAAAGGTGGCACCACCCAGTCTGGATTCATTTAAAATCTGGAGTTTGCTCTGGTGGTTCTCCTAGTGAATGGGGACTGCTATTGACAATGGCCAAGACAATTAAGCTACCTGCAAGCATGTCATAGGACTCTCCAGTGACCTTCAGACATGAAATTGGATGATAAACATGTTGACAATGTCCAAGGCTGCAccctatttaattataaattacaagTGTTGTTGCTTGTTTTAATGTTCATAATGTTCGAGAAATGCAATTGCATAAATCACAGGACCATTGTATATAGTTTTGTCCAGAAATTCACAAAATTTTTCACCAATACAA
Coding sequences within it:
- the LOC129393320 gene encoding RNA polymerase II subunit A C-terminal domain phosphatase SSU72 like protein 2-like, which codes for MLSSPLRVAVVCVSNVNRSMEAHSILRRKGLSVRSFGTESHVRLPGPRPHHPVVYDFATTYNEMYNDLLRKDRECYTHNGILHILGRNERIKPGPERFQDCTDFFDVIFTCEERVYDTVVEDLCSREQQTFQPVHVINMDIQDTLEDATLGAFLICEICQCLQQSDDMEDNLEELLLQMEEKAGKSFLHTVCFY